One window from the genome of Musa acuminata AAA Group cultivar baxijiao chromosome BXJ1-4, Cavendish_Baxijiao_AAA, whole genome shotgun sequence encodes:
- the LOC135671882 gene encoding uncharacterized protein LOC135671882, translated as MDAARNWFHKLQPRGEKLKPGTAKKEAGSAKDMQKPPVDEAPSNITKQKVAAAKQYIENHYKAQMKSLQDRKERRWILERKLAAAEVSEEEQHNLLKNLEKKETEYMRLQRHKMGVDDFELLTIIGRGAFGEVRLCKEKTTGHVYAMKKLKKSEMLRRGQVEHVKAERNLLAEVDSSYIVKLYFSFQDEEYLYLIMEYLPGGDMMTLLMRKDTLTEDVARFYVAETVLAIESIHKHNYIHRDIKPDNLLLDRNGHMKLSDFGLCKPLDSSSFPNLNEPDYSTGRNVKHVLDDKRSNVSPAPRRTQQEQLQHWQKNRRMLAYSTVGTPDYIAPEVLLKRGYGMECDWWSLGAIMYEMLVGYPPFYSEDPMSTCRKIVNWRNHLKFPEEAKLSPEAKDLISRLLCNVEHRLGTKGAHEIKAHPWFKGIHWERLYQMEAAFKPEVNDELDTQNFEKFEETSGSVQTSSKSGPWRKMLPSKDVNFVGYTYKNFEIVNDDGVSGIAELKKKSNKPKRPTIKSLFDMDTSATPNQPVQGSFLKLLPTQMEVPESLESSSQSSSSSLDQPQSRNR; from the exons ATGGATGCCGCTAGAAACTGGTTTCATAAATTGCAACCTAGAGGGGAGAAACTCAAGCCTGGAACGGCGAAGAAGGAAGCAGGAAGTGCCAAGGATATGCAGAAGCCTCCGGTTGATGAGGCACCTTCGAACATCACGAAGCAGAAGGTAGCTGCCGCAAAGCAATATATCGAGAACCATTACAAGGCCCAGATGAAGTCCTTGCAAGATCGAAAGGAGAG GCGCTGGATCCTGGAGAGGAAGCTTGCTGCTGCAGAAGTTTCTGAAGAAGAGCAGCACAATTTGCTGAAGAATTTAGAGAAAAAAGAAACAGAATATATGCGTCTTCAAAGGCATAAAATGGGAGTGGATGATTTCGAACTTCTGACCATTATTGGCAGAGGGGCATTTGGAGAG GTCAGACTTTGTAAAGAGAAAACAACTGGGCATGTATATGCAATGAAAAAACTTAAAAAGTCTGAAATGCTTCGTAGGGGTCAG GTGGAGCATGTGAAAGCTGAAAGAAACTTGCTTGCAGAGGTGGATAGTTCTTACATTGTCAAACTCTACTTTTCTTTTCAAGACGAAGAATATTTATATCTTATCATGGAGTATCTTCCTGGGGGTGACATGATGACTTTACTCATGCGTAAGGATACATTGACAGAGGATGTGGCCAGATTTTATGTTGCAGAAACAGTATTAGCTATTGAATCCATTCATAAACATAATTACATTCACAG ggacatcaaaccagacaaCTTATTGTTAGATCGAAATGGTCACATGAAGCTATCAGATTTTGGGTTGTGCAAACCTCTGGATAGTAGTAGTTTTCCCAATCTTAATGAGCCTGATTATTCAACAGGAAGAAATGTGAAGCATGTTCTGGATGATAAGCGATCTAATGTCTCTCCTGCTCCTAGGCGTACTCAACAGGAACAATTGCAACACTGGCAAAAGAACAGAAGGATGTTG GCTTACTCAACTGTTGGCACACCTGATTACATTGCTCCAGAAGTTCTGCTTAAGAGAGGATATGGAATGGAGTGTGACTG GTGGTCTCTTGGAGCAATTATGTACGAGATGCTTGTGGGTTACCCACCATTTTATTCTGAAGATCCAATGTCAACATGTAGAAAG ATTGTAAATTGGAGAAACCACTTAAAGTTTCCTGAAGAGGCTAAGCTCTCACCTGAAGCTAAAGATCTTATCAGCAGgcttctgtgcaatgtagaacataGACTTGGGACAAAGGGTGCTCATGAAATAAAG GCACATCCATGGTTTAAAGGCATTCATTGGGAGAGACTATACCAGATGGAAGCTGCTTTCAAACCAGAGGTTAATGATGAGTTGGACACTCAAAATTTTGAGAAGTTTGAGGAG ACTTCAGGTTCAGTTCAAACTTCTTCAAAATCTGGCCCGTGGAGAAAG ATGCTTCCATCTAAGGATGTCAACTTTGTGGGTTATAcgtacaaaaattttgaaattgtaAATGACGATGGAGTTTCGGGGATTG CTGAGCTAAAGAAAAAGAGTAATAAGCCAAAGAGGCCAACAATCAAATCATTATTTG ACATGGATACAAGTGCTACTCCAAATCAGCCCGTCCAAGGAAGTTTTCTCAAACTGTTACCTACACAGATGGAGGTACCTGAAAGCCTCGAGTCATCCTCTCAGTCCAGCAGTTCTTCTCTGGATCAACCCCAATCTCGAAATAGATAG
- the LOC135671881 gene encoding pentatricopeptide repeat-containing protein At4g21300-like — MRILCPSCQLSSLISAFRSKLPSAFCNPISRLAVDSIDVGDVAQREGVSSSPSPSHIDEDLVGRCVSILGTCHDPLDLRKGRQVHAQIVVRGVRDSLLGGRILGMYVLCRSFMDAKDVFFSLEKGSRLPWNWMIRGFTMMGCYELALLFYFKMWFGGAYPDRYTFTYAIKSAGCLSAVGLGRLIHGTIRLMGLETDVFIGSSLIKMYAENDDIEEAREVFDQMPDRDCVLWNVMIDGYVRNHDSRNAILLFNSMRMADAKPNYVSFACVLSVCASEGMLDYGMQLHGLAIKFGFDLEASVANTLLALYSKCRCLVDVQKLFGLMPQTDLVTWNGMISGYVQSGLVGEALELFYQMQVAGFKPDSITLASFLPAFSGSASLKQGKEIHAYIIRNNVSMDAFLKSALIDIYFKCKDALMAKKVFGATGTMDVVICSAMISGYVLNGMSGDALDMFHQLLKAQLKPNPITLASVLPACSCLAALSLGKELHGYILKNAYEGMCYVASALIDMYTKCGRLDLGHQIFTRMPIRDAVAWNSMIASFAQNGQPEEAMSLLHQMGMEGMKYDCVTISSALSACANLPALHYGKAIHGFMMKRDIRSDLFAESALIDMYAKCGNLDLARRVFDSMTEKNEVSWNSVIAAYGAHGLIKDAMDLFRQMQEAGFVPDHITFLALISACGHAGQVDEGFRLFHSMHEQYGIAARMEHYACMVDLYGRSGQLNKALKLIKSMPFKPDAGIWGTVLGACRIHGNVEIAELASKQLFDLDPENSGYYVLLSNIHAVAGRWKGVLRARSLMKERRVQKVPGYSWIVVNNITHMFVAADKSHPNSECIYFILKSLLLVLREEGYVPKPDIIFPLQMDASEQATVVSPDASDQ, encoded by the exons ATGAGAATTTTGTGTCCGAGCTGCCAGCTTTCTTCTTTGATCTCCGCGTTTCGCTCCAAGCTTCCATCCGCATTCTGCAATCCCATCTCAAGATTAGCCGTAGACTCCATCGACGTCGGCGACGTAGCTCAAAGGGAAGGCGTGTCCTCTTCTCCATCTCCGTCTCACATCGATGAGGATCTTGTCGGTCGTTGCGTCTCGATCCTTGGCACTTGTCATGATCCCCTGGATCTCCGGAAAGGCCGCCAAGTTCACGCCCAAATCGTCGTCCGCGGCGTCCGTGATAGCTTGTTGGGTGGTAGAATCTTGGGCATGTATGTTCTTTGCCGAAGCTTTATGGACGCCAAAGATGTGTTCTTTTCGCTCGAGAAGGGTTCTCGATTGCCTTGGAATTGGATGATTAGAGGGTTTACCATGATGGGTTGCTATGAACTAGCGCTGTTGTTCTATTTCAAAATGTGGTTCGGCGGTGCCTATCCGGATAGATATACCTTCACTTATGCCATCAAGTCTGCTGGCTGTTTGTCTGCTGTTGGGCTGGGTAGGTTGATTCATGGTACTATTCGTTTGATGGGTTTGGAAACTGATGTGTTTATTGGTAGCTCATTGATCAAGATGTATGCGGAGAATGATGATATCGAGGAGGCAAGAGAGGTGTTTGATCAAATGCCCGATAGAGATTGTGTTTTGTGGAATGTTATGATCGATGGGTACGTGAGGAATCATGattcaagaaatgctatcttgctatTCAACAGCATGAGAATGGCGGATGCTAAACCCAATTATGTTTCCTTCGCTTGCGTCTTGTCTGTTTGTGCCTCGGAGGGGATGCTGGATTATGGTATGCAGCTTCATGGGCTTGCAATTAAGTTTGGTTTCGATCTGGAGGCTTCAGTGGCTAACACGTTGTTAGCATTGTACTCTAAATGTCGCTGCTTGGTTGATGTGCAGAAGTTGTTTGGTTTGATGCCCCAAACTGATTTGGTCACTTGGAATGGAATGATTTCTGGGTATGTTCAGAGTGGACTGGTGGGCGAGGCTTTGGAACTATTCTACCAGATGCAAGTTGCTGGGTTCAAGCCAGATTCTATCACATTGGCAAGTTTTTTGCCTGCCTTTTCTGGTTCAGCAAGTCTGAAACAAGGAAAAGAGATTCATGCTTATATAATACGGAACAACGTCTCTATGGATGCCTTCTTGAAGAGTGCACTGATTGATATATACTTCAAATGCAAAGACGCGCTCATGGCGAAGAAGGTTTTTGGTGCAACTGGAACTATGGATGTAGTTATCTGCAGTGCAATGATATCTGGTTATGTGCTTAATGGGATGAGTGGTGACGCATTAGACATGTTCCACCAATTACTAAAAGCACAATTGAAGCCTAATCCCATCACACTAGCTAGTGTTTTGCCAGCTTGCTCTTGCTTGGCTGCTCTAAGTTTGGGGAAGGAACTACATGGTTACATTCTGAAAAATGCATATGAGGGAATGTGCTATGTGGCAAGTGCACTAATTGACATGTACACCAAATGTGGCAGGCTTGATCTTGGGCATCAAATTTTCACTCGGATGCCCATTAGGGATGCAGTGGCATGGAACTCAATGATTGCAAGCTTTGCACAAAATGGGCAACCAGAAGAAGCTATGAGTCTTTTGCATCAAATGGGAATGGAGGGAATGAAATATGATTGTGTCACAATATCTTCTGCCTTATCAGCATGTGCAAATCTACCTGCATTACATTATGGTAAAGCGATCCATGGTTTCATGATGAAACGTGATATCAGATCAGACTTATTTGCTGAGAGTGCCCTGATAGATATGTATGCCAAGTGTGGAAATTTAGATTTGGCTCGTCGGGTATTTGATTCAATGACAGAGAAGAATGAAGTATCATGGAATAGTGTAATTGCTGCCTATGGTGCACATGGTCTCATTAAAGATGCCATGGATTTATTTCGGCAGATGCAGGAAGCAGGTTTTGTGCCCGATCACATAACCTTTCTTGCCTTGATATCTGCATGTGGTCATGCTGGTCAAGTTGACGAAGGATTTCGGCTCTTTCACTCTATGCATGAGCAATATGGAATTGCTGCTCGCATGGAGCATTATGCTTGTATGGTTGATCTATATGGACGTTCTGGGCAGTTAAATAAAGCACTGAAACTCATAAAGAGCATGCCATTTAAACCAGATGCTGGCATATGGGGCACAGTGCTTGGAGCTTGTAGGATCCATGGAAATGTTGAGATTGCTGAGCTTGCTTCAAAACAACTATTTGATCTAGATCCTGAGAATTCTGGTTACTATGTGCTTCTATCGAACATCCATGCTGTGGCTGGTAGGTGGAAGGGAGTACTGAGAGCACGAAGCTTGATGAAGGAGAGAAGGGTACAGAAAGTGCCAGGTTATAGCTGGATAGTGGTCAACAATATCACTCACATGTTTGTGGCTGCTGACAAATCTCACCCCAATTCTGAATGCATCTACTTCATATTGAAGAgtctcctcctagtgcttagagagGAAGGCTATGTTCCCAAGCCAGACATAATTTTCCCACTACAAATGGATGCTTCAGAGCAG GCCACCGTTGTTTCTCCTGATGCTTCTGATCAGTAG
- the LOC103982224 gene encoding protein G1-like1 — translation MAAAGSGDGRPSRYESQKRRDWNTFLQYLKDHRPPLVLSRCSGAHVLEFLRHLDQFGKTKVHATGCPFFGLPSPPAPCPCPLRQAWGSLDALVGRLRAAFEENGGHPEANPFGARAVRLYLREVRDSQAKARGIAYEKRKKKRKRSPLQPPVAVAEAPRCDLNSLDYDNMDVIQYLVTGTNMETMTGEADTGVVMAIMGTLDAAFMPLPVFH, via the coding sequence ATGGCGGCAGCGGGCAGCGGCGACGGGCGGCCGAGCCGGTACGAGTCGCAGAAGCGGCGGGACTGGAACACCTTCTTGCAGTACCTCAAGGACCACCGGCCGCCGCTGGTGCTGTCGCGGTGCAGCGGCGCGCACGTGCTGGAGTTCCTGCGCCACCTCGACCAGTTCGGGAAGACCAAGGTCCACGCCACCGGCTGCCCCTTCTTCGGCCTGCCCAGCCCGCCGGCGCCATGTCCCTGCCCGCTCCGCCAGGCGTGGGGCAGCCTCGACGCCCTCGTCGGCCGCCTCCGGGCCGCCTTCGAGGAGAACGGAGGCCACCCGGAGGCTAACCCCTTCGGCGCCCGGGCCGTCCGGCTGTACCTGAGGGAGGTCAGGGACTCGCAGGCCAAGGCGAGAGGCATCGCCtacgagaagaggaagaagaagcggaAGCGGTCGCCGCTTCAGCCCCCTGTCGCGGTGGCGGAGGCGCCGCGCTGCGATCTAAACTCACTGGATTACGACAACATGGACGTCATCCAGTATCTCGTAACCGGCACTAACATGGAGACGATGACCGGTGAAGCCGATACCGGGGTCGTCATGGCAATCATGGGAACACTCGACGCCGCTTTCATGCCATTGCCAGTGTTTCATTAG
- the LOC103982222 gene encoding protein P21-like codes for MASSTALSLLLFPLLFALSHAATFEIVNQCSYTVWAAAVPGGGRQLDYGQSWTNEVNPGTASCRVWARTGCSFDSSGHGSCETGDCGGLLECQAYGSPPNTLAEFSLNQDNNNDFIDISLVDGFNVPMDFSPTTGGCHGIRCAADINGQCPSKLKAPGGCNNPCTVFKTDEYCCNSGSCGPTNYSMFFKNLCPDAYSYPKDDATSVFTCPGGTNYKVVFCPTS; via the coding sequence ATGGCCTCCTCGACcgccctctccctcctcctcttccctctgCTCTTCGCCCTCTCCCATGCGGCCACCTTCGAGATCGTCAACCAATGCTCCTACACCGTCTGGGCAGCCGCCGTCCCCGGCGGCGGCCGCCAGCTCGACTACGGCCAGAGCTGGACCAACGAAGTGAACCCGGGCACTGCAAGCTGCCGCGTCTGGGCCCGCACCGGCTGCTCCTTCGACAGCAGCGGCCATGGCAGCTGCGAGACCGGCGACTGCGGCGGCCTGCTCGAGTGCCAAGCCTACGGCTCCCCGCCCAACACGCTCGCCGAGTTCTCGCTCAACCAGGACAACAACAACGACTTCATCGACATCTCCCTCGTCGACGGCTTCAACGTGCCCATGGACTTCAGCCCCACCACCGGGGGCTGCCATGGGATCCGGTGCGCCGCCGACATCAACGGGCAGTGCCCCAGCAAGCTGAAAGCGCCGGGCGGCTGCAACAACCCCTGCACCGTGTTCAAGACCGACGAGTACTGCTGCAACTCCGGCAGCTGCGGCCCGACCAACTACTCCATGTTCTTCAAGAATCTGTGCCCGGATGCTTACAGCTACCCTAAGGATGACGCCACCAGCGTCTTCACCTGCCCCGGCGGGACGAACTACAAGGTGGTCTTCTGCCCCACGTCGTAG